The Bombus fervidus isolate BK054 chromosome 6, iyBomFerv1, whole genome shotgun sequence genome contains a region encoding:
- the Mob3 gene encoding MOB kinase activator 3 isoform X1 — protein MTALSGFMEFFQKGKVNTFRPKKKFAHGTLRYSLHKQAQASLNSGINLRSVVKLPPGEDLNDWIAVHVVDFFNRINLIYGTVSEYCDSASCPTMSGGARFEYLWADGEKYKKPTALPAPQYVSLLMDWIEAQINNETIFPVSTDVPFPKTFVPLCRKILTRLFRVFVHVYIHHFDRIVAIGAEAHVNTCYKHFYYFVTEFELINTKELEPLAEMTAKVCKDTASPTQATAPSSNAR, from the exons CATTTAggccaaaaaaaaaatttgctcATGGCACATTACGATATTCTTTGCATAAACAAGCACAAGCTTCATTGAATTCAGGAATTAATTTGAGATCTGTTGTGAAATTACCACCAGGAGAAGATCTGAACGATTGGATTGCAGTTCAtg tGGTAGacttttttaatagaataaatCTGATATATGGTACCGTATCTGAATATTGTGATTCTGCGTCTTGTCCAACAATGAGTGGCGGAGCTCGTTTTGAATACTTATGGGCAGAtggtgaaaaatataaaaaacctACTGCACTGCCAGCACCACAATATGTTAGCCTTCTTATGGATTGGATTGAAGcacaaattaataatgaaaccATTTTTCCTGTATCAACAG atGTACCATTTCCAAAAACATTTGTAccactctgtagaaaaatTTTGACACGTTTGTTCAGAGTTTTTGTCCACGTCTATATACATCATTTTGATCGTATTGTAGCAATAGGAGCA gAAGCACATGTAAATACATGTTACAAACACTTTTACTATTTTGTAACAgaatttgaattaataaatacaaaagaatTAGAACCATTGGCTGAAATGACTGCTAAAGTTTGCAAGGATACTGCATCACCAACACAAGCAACAGCACCATCAAGTAATGCTAGATAG
- the Mob3 gene encoding MOB kinase activator 3 isoform X2: MTALSGFMEFFQKGKTFRPKKKFAHGTLRYSLHKQAQASLNSGINLRSVVKLPPGEDLNDWIAVHVVDFFNRINLIYGTVSEYCDSASCPTMSGGARFEYLWADGEKYKKPTALPAPQYVSLLMDWIEAQINNETIFPVSTDVPFPKTFVPLCRKILTRLFRVFVHVYIHHFDRIVAIGAEAHVNTCYKHFYYFVTEFELINTKELEPLAEMTAKVCKDTASPTQATAPSSNAR; encoded by the exons CATTTAggccaaaaaaaaaatttgctcATGGCACATTACGATATTCTTTGCATAAACAAGCACAAGCTTCATTGAATTCAGGAATTAATTTGAGATCTGTTGTGAAATTACCACCAGGAGAAGATCTGAACGATTGGATTGCAGTTCAtg tGGTAGacttttttaatagaataaatCTGATATATGGTACCGTATCTGAATATTGTGATTCTGCGTCTTGTCCAACAATGAGTGGCGGAGCTCGTTTTGAATACTTATGGGCAGAtggtgaaaaatataaaaaacctACTGCACTGCCAGCACCACAATATGTTAGCCTTCTTATGGATTGGATTGAAGcacaaattaataatgaaaccATTTTTCCTGTATCAACAG atGTACCATTTCCAAAAACATTTGTAccactctgtagaaaaatTTTGACACGTTTGTTCAGAGTTTTTGTCCACGTCTATATACATCATTTTGATCGTATTGTAGCAATAGGAGCA gAAGCACATGTAAATACATGTTACAAACACTTTTACTATTTTGTAACAgaatttgaattaataaatacaaaagaatTAGAACCATTGGCTGAAATGACTGCTAAAGTTTGCAAGGATACTGCATCACCAACACAAGCAACAGCACCATCAAGTAATGCTAGATAG